A part of Candidatus Deferrimicrobium borealis genomic DNA contains:
- the pyk gene encoding pyruvate kinase: MKLPDHKTKIVCTIGPASETQEVMERMLLAGMNVARLNFSHGAFDGHRKVIANLRAAARATGKRLAIMADLSGPKMRIGRFKEEPVNLEQGDALVLTTDDIVGDRGRVSVSFKRLPQVVRRGDALYLNDGIIRLEVLSVAGNDVACKVLDGGELRSRKGLNLPGIDLGIGAFTERDHECLKFAAREGIDAVSQSFVESGADIRAVRQAAEALDYRPFIIAKIERSNALEHMDDILDAADGIMIARGDLGVEVPVERIALLQKELMRQTNRRAKPVITATQMLESMTDSRRPTRAEATDVANAILDGTDCVMLSGESAIGRYPVDAVAMLARIAAAVEPHREPVSVQGLFDGVDLKGRLKPAHLIAVAVEASIRYASPAAVFVPTHSGATARSLALFRMPVWVAAVSSRQQTCQDLVFSCGVYPVYEPDPPDDWDAYVRGWLERHQVTGDLAVLTEGPSTRHPEAHNRMEIIDLRRQGEQVQRG, translated from the coding sequence ATGAAGCTGCCCGACCACAAGACGAAGATCGTCTGCACCATCGGGCCGGCCTCCGAAACGCAGGAGGTCATGGAGCGGATGCTTCTCGCCGGGATGAACGTGGCCCGGCTCAACTTCTCCCATGGGGCCTTCGACGGTCACCGCAAGGTGATCGCCAACCTGCGCGCCGCCGCCCGCGCCACGGGCAAGCGCCTTGCCATCATGGCCGACCTCTCCGGGCCGAAGATGCGTATCGGCCGGTTCAAGGAGGAACCGGTGAATCTGGAGCAGGGCGACGCGCTGGTGCTGACGACCGATGACATCGTGGGCGACCGGGGGCGGGTATCGGTCTCCTTCAAGCGACTCCCCCAGGTGGTCAGGCGCGGCGATGCACTTTACCTGAACGACGGCATCATCCGGCTCGAAGTCCTCTCCGTCGCCGGAAACGACGTCGCCTGCAAGGTGCTGGACGGCGGCGAACTGCGCTCGCGCAAGGGGCTCAACCTCCCCGGCATCGACCTGGGGATCGGCGCCTTCACCGAGCGCGATCACGAGTGCCTGAAATTCGCCGCCCGGGAAGGGATCGACGCGGTCAGCCAGTCGTTCGTCGAGAGCGGCGCCGACATCCGCGCGGTCCGCCAGGCGGCCGAGGCGCTCGACTATCGCCCCTTCATCATCGCCAAGATCGAGCGCTCGAACGCCTTGGAGCACATGGACGATATTCTCGACGCGGCGGACGGCATCATGATCGCCCGAGGCGACCTCGGGGTGGAGGTGCCGGTCGAACGGATCGCGCTGCTCCAGAAGGAGCTGATGCGCCAGACCAACAGGCGAGCCAAGCCGGTCATCACCGCGACGCAGATGCTCGAATCGATGACCGACAGCCGGCGGCCGACCCGCGCCGAGGCCACCGACGTCGCCAACGCCATCCTCGACGGCACGGATTGCGTGATGCTCTCGGGGGAATCGGCCATCGGCAGATACCCGGTGGATGCCGTGGCGATGCTGGCCAGGATCGCGGCGGCCGTCGAGCCGCACAGGGAACCGGTCTCGGTGCAGGGATTGTTCGATGGAGTGGACCTCAAGGGGCGACTGAAACCGGCGCACCTCATCGCCGTGGCGGTAGAGGCGAGCATCCGGTATGCGTCCCCTGCGGCGGTCTTCGTGCCGACCCATAGCGGCGCCACGGCGCGGAGCCTTGCTCTGTTCAGGATGCCGGTGTGGGTTGCCGCAGTCAGTTCCCGACAGCAAACCTGCCAGGACCTCGTTTTTTCCTGCGGGGTCTATCCCGTTTACGAGCCGGACCCTCCGGACGACTGGGATGCGTATGTGCGCGGTTGGCTGGAGAGGCACCAGGTGACGGGCGATCTGGCCGTCCTGACGGAAGGCCCCTCGACCCGGCACCCCGAGGCGCACAACCGCATGGAGATCATCGACCTCAGGCGTCAGGGGGAACAGGTACAACGCGGATGA
- a CDS encoding efflux RND transporter periplasmic adaptor subunit: MFLPGMRRTSLSRILRRSAFVGSCLALLLAAGCGKEEKAAPPPPPAVVVSEVIRKDVPVFTEWVGTTDGLVNATIQAQVTGYLVKQNYREGELVRKGQVLFEIDPRTFQAAVDAAKGSLAQAEARWETAKANLQRVRPLAEKNAVSQKDLDDAIGAEQSTRASVESARAQLDTAQLNLGFTRIASPVDGIAGIAKAQIGNLVGPGQIQELTAVSSVDPIKAYIAVSEQEYMKFRRKQGVKTEEKSAEAIPLELILADGTVYPHKGKFSLADRQVDVKTGTIRVGALFPNPGNLLRPGQYGTVRATMETKKGALLVPQRAVTEVQGKFLVAVVGSDNAVELRPVTPAERVGSLWVIDKGLKPGERVVVEGVQKVKTGVRVAPTQAAAEGEAKPTTAPPSPAKGEKR; the protein is encoded by the coding sequence ATGTTTCTCCCTGGAATGCGACGCACTTCCCTGTCCCGTATCCTTCGGCGTTCCGCCTTCGTCGGGTCCTGCCTGGCGCTGCTTCTCGCGGCCGGGTGCGGCAAGGAGGAGAAGGCGGCGCCGCCGCCACCCCCGGCCGTCGTGGTGTCGGAGGTGATCCGGAAGGACGTCCCGGTCTTCACGGAGTGGGTCGGAACCACCGACGGGCTGGTGAACGCGACGATCCAGGCCCAGGTGACCGGCTACCTGGTGAAGCAGAATTACCGGGAAGGGGAACTCGTACGAAAGGGGCAGGTCCTCTTCGAGATCGACCCGCGCACCTTCCAGGCCGCCGTGGACGCCGCCAAGGGCTCCCTGGCCCAGGCGGAAGCCCGCTGGGAAACGGCCAAGGCGAACCTGCAACGGGTCCGGCCGCTGGCGGAGAAGAACGCCGTGAGCCAGAAGGACCTGGACGACGCCATCGGCGCCGAACAGTCGACCCGGGCCTCCGTCGAAAGCGCAAGGGCGCAGCTGGATACGGCGCAGCTGAACCTGGGGTTCACACGGATCGCATCCCCGGTGGACGGCATCGCCGGCATCGCGAAGGCCCAGATCGGGAACCTGGTGGGCCCGGGACAGATCCAGGAGTTGACCGCCGTGTCGTCGGTGGACCCCATCAAGGCGTACATCGCGGTCAGCGAACAGGAGTACATGAAGTTCCGGCGGAAACAGGGGGTGAAGACGGAGGAAAAATCCGCGGAGGCCATACCGCTCGAATTGATCCTCGCCGACGGCACCGTCTACCCCCACAAAGGGAAGTTCTCCCTGGCGGACCGGCAGGTGGACGTGAAGACCGGCACGATTCGGGTCGGGGCGCTCTTCCCCAACCCCGGGAACCTGCTGCGCCCCGGCCAGTACGGAACCGTCCGGGCGACCATGGAGACGAAGAAGGGGGCGCTGCTGGTTCCGCAGCGCGCGGTGACGGAGGTGCAGGGGAAGTTCCTCGTCGCGGTGGTGGGCAGCGACAACGCCGTCGAGCTCCGGCCGGTCACGCCCGCCGAGCGGGTCGGCTCCCTGTGGGTCATCGACAAGGGATTGAAACCCGGCGAGAGGGTCGTGGTCGAGGGGGTCCAGAAGGTCAAGACCGGTGTCCGGGTCGCCCCGACGCAAGCCGCCGCGGAAGGTGAAGCGAAGCCGACAACCGCCCCACCCTCCCCCGCCAAGGGCGAGAAGAGGTAG
- a CDS encoding multidrug efflux RND transporter permease subunit, whose translation MAKFFINRPIVAMVIAILMVIIGAVAMTGLPIAQFPNIVPPEIQVATTYTGADALTVEQSVATPIEQQMSGVDDMNYMYSTNANNGQMTLKVNFDVKTDTSIDQVLSYMRQGQAASQLPSEVRDYGVTVLKSTASPLVMFALYSPKGTYDSIFLANYAYININDQMTRVRGIASVSVFGAGQYAMRFWVKPDQLAKLNVTIPEIVNAINAQNKVNPAGQVGAEPVPKGQEFTYAVRAQGRLETEEEFGRIVVRATPDGSILRLKDVARVELGAQTYSQNGRLNGKPAALVALYQMPGTNAIAAVQGTRKLMEELKTRFPDDLDYTVCLDTTLAVSEGINEIVHTLFEALALVIIVVFIFLQGWRATLIPLLAVPVSLVGTFALFPLFGFSINTLSLFGLVLAIGLVVDDAIVVVEAVEHHIEHGMAPKEAALKAMEEVSGPVIAIAIILSAVFVPTAFIPGITGRLYQQFAVTIAVSVILSAFNALSLSPALAALLLKPKKKGTGPLQKFYDGFNRAFGRATNGYVGACDLAIRKSGLSLLFLVGVVVLTGLLGKSIATSFLPEEDQGYLFAGVQLPDAASLQRTDDVARKAEEIIRKTPGVKDCATVVGYNMLSGVTNTYSTFFFINLEEWAKRKKPEEQYNAIKDHISRGLRGIPGAIGFAFPPPAIPGIGTSGGVTFILEDRAGKDIPFLTENVNKFMEAARKRPELAAVSTTFLPSVPQIFMDVDRDKVLKQGVNLSDVYKTLQVFLGSGFVNYFNRFGRQWQVYVQAEGDYRTKAESVGQFYVRNNDGQTVPLSALTSARNIAGPEFTMRYNLYRSAQINAASAPGFSSAQAMKALEEVFAQTMPREMGFDYLGMSFQEQQAQKGISPAVIFGFSLLCVFLILAAQYESWSLPFSVLLGTPIAVAGAFGALLLRGQENNVYAQIGLVMLIGLAAKNAILIVEFAKMEYEKGRPLVEATLEGAKLRLRPILMTSFAFILGCVPLAIASGAGGISRQVMGTAVIGGMTAATVIAIFLIPVTYYVMERFAIRFGGKKEGSAGHAAPADPSGKEGNPHA comes from the coding sequence ATGGCCAAATTCTTCATCAACCGCCCGATCGTGGCGATGGTGATCGCCATCCTGATGGTGATCATCGGTGCGGTCGCCATGACGGGGCTCCCCATCGCCCAGTTCCCCAACATCGTCCCGCCCGAGATCCAGGTGGCGACCACGTACACCGGCGCGGACGCCCTCACGGTCGAGCAGTCGGTGGCCACCCCCATCGAGCAGCAGATGTCCGGCGTGGACGACATGAACTACATGTACTCCACGAACGCGAACAACGGGCAGATGACGCTGAAGGTCAACTTCGACGTCAAGACGGACACGAGCATCGACCAGGTGCTCTCGTACATGCGGCAAGGGCAGGCGGCGTCCCAGCTCCCGTCGGAAGTGCGCGATTACGGCGTGACGGTGCTGAAGTCCACCGCCTCCCCGCTGGTCATGTTCGCCCTCTACTCCCCGAAAGGGACCTACGACAGCATCTTCCTGGCCAACTACGCCTACATCAACATCAACGACCAGATGACCCGGGTCAGGGGGATCGCCAGCGTCAGCGTGTTCGGCGCCGGCCAGTACGCCATGCGCTTCTGGGTGAAGCCGGACCAGCTGGCCAAACTCAACGTCACGATCCCCGAGATCGTCAACGCCATCAACGCGCAGAACAAGGTGAACCCCGCCGGGCAGGTCGGCGCGGAACCGGTGCCCAAGGGGCAGGAGTTCACGTACGCGGTCCGCGCGCAGGGGCGGCTCGAGACGGAGGAGGAGTTCGGCCGGATCGTTGTCCGCGCCACCCCGGACGGCTCCATCCTCCGCCTGAAGGACGTGGCCCGCGTCGAACTCGGCGCGCAGACGTACAGCCAGAACGGCCGCCTCAACGGGAAGCCGGCGGCCCTGGTCGCCCTCTACCAGATGCCGGGCACCAACGCCATCGCAGCCGTACAGGGCACCCGGAAGCTGATGGAGGAGCTGAAGACCCGCTTCCCCGACGACCTGGACTACACGGTCTGCCTCGACACCACCCTGGCGGTCTCCGAGGGGATCAACGAGATCGTCCACACCCTCTTCGAGGCGCTCGCCCTCGTCATCATCGTGGTGTTCATCTTCCTCCAGGGGTGGCGGGCGACCCTCATCCCGCTCCTCGCGGTCCCGGTGTCACTGGTCGGAACGTTCGCCCTCTTCCCGCTGTTCGGCTTCTCCATCAACACCCTTTCGCTCTTCGGGCTGGTCCTCGCCATCGGCCTCGTCGTGGACGACGCCATCGTCGTCGTGGAGGCGGTGGAGCACCACATCGAGCACGGCATGGCGCCGAAGGAGGCGGCCCTCAAGGCGATGGAGGAGGTGTCCGGGCCGGTCATCGCCATCGCGATCATCCTCTCCGCCGTGTTCGTCCCGACCGCCTTCATCCCGGGGATCACGGGGAGGCTGTACCAGCAGTTCGCCGTGACGATCGCCGTCTCGGTCATCCTCTCGGCGTTCAACGCCCTTTCCTTGAGCCCGGCGCTGGCGGCGCTGCTGCTGAAGCCGAAGAAGAAAGGGACCGGGCCGCTGCAGAAGTTCTACGACGGGTTCAACCGGGCCTTCGGCCGGGCCACGAACGGGTACGTCGGCGCCTGCGACCTGGCGATCCGGAAGAGCGGGCTGAGCCTCCTCTTCCTGGTCGGGGTGGTGGTGCTGACCGGGCTCCTCGGCAAGTCGATCGCCACCAGCTTCCTCCCCGAGGAGGACCAGGGGTACCTCTTCGCCGGCGTGCAGCTGCCGGACGCCGCCTCCCTGCAGCGCACCGACGATGTCGCCAGGAAGGCCGAGGAGATCATCCGGAAGACGCCGGGGGTGAAGGATTGCGCCACCGTCGTCGGGTACAACATGCTGAGCGGCGTCACCAACACCTACAGCACCTTCTTCTTCATCAACCTGGAGGAGTGGGCGAAGCGCAAAAAACCCGAGGAGCAGTACAACGCGATCAAGGACCACATCTCCCGGGGGCTGCGCGGGATCCCCGGGGCCATCGGCTTCGCCTTCCCCCCGCCCGCGATCCCCGGCATCGGCACCTCCGGAGGGGTCACGTTCATCCTCGAGGACCGGGCCGGGAAGGACATCCCGTTCCTCACGGAGAACGTCAACAAGTTCATGGAGGCGGCGCGGAAACGTCCCGAGCTGGCGGCCGTCAGCACCACGTTCCTCCCCTCGGTGCCCCAGATCTTCATGGACGTGGACCGGGACAAGGTGCTGAAGCAGGGCGTCAACCTCTCGGACGTCTACAAGACCCTCCAGGTCTTCCTGGGAAGCGGCTTCGTCAACTACTTCAACCGGTTCGGACGCCAGTGGCAGGTCTACGTCCAGGCGGAGGGGGATTACCGCACCAAGGCGGAGTCCGTGGGGCAGTTCTACGTGCGCAACAACGACGGGCAGACGGTCCCGCTCTCGGCGCTCACGTCGGCCCGCAACATCGCGGGGCCGGAGTTCACCATGCGGTACAACCTGTACCGCTCCGCCCAGATCAACGCCGCCTCCGCTCCGGGATTCAGCTCGGCACAGGCCATGAAGGCGCTGGAGGAGGTCTTCGCCCAGACCATGCCGCGGGAGATGGGATTCGACTACCTCGGGATGTCGTTCCAGGAGCAGCAGGCGCAGAAAGGGATCTCCCCTGCGGTCATCTTCGGCTTCTCGCTGCTGTGCGTCTTCCTGATCCTGGCGGCCCAGTACGAGAGCTGGTCGCTGCCGTTCAGCGTCCTGCTGGGCACGCCCATCGCCGTGGCCGGCGCCTTCGGCGCTCTCCTTCTGCGGGGGCAGGAGAACAACGTGTACGCCCAGATCGGCCTGGTCATGCTGATCGGCCTGGCCGCCAAGAACGCCATCCTGATCGTCGAGTTCGCGAAGATGGAGTACGAGAAGGGGCGGCCCCTGGTGGAGGCGACGCTGGAGGGGGCGAAGCTGCGGCTGCGCCCGATCCTCATGACCTCCTTCGCCTTCATCCTCGGCTGCGTGCCGCTCGCCATCGCCAGCGGCGCCGGGGGGATCTCCCGGCAGGTCATGGGGACCGCCGTCATCGGCGGGATGACGGCTGCGACCGTCATCGCCATCTTCCTCATCCCGGTGACCTACTACGTGATGGAGCGGTTCGCCATCCGGTTCGGCGGCAAGAAAGAGGGTTCTGCAGGCCACGCGGCCCCGGCGGATCCTTCCGGGAAGGAGGGCAACCCCCATGCGTAG
- a CDS encoding efflux transporter outer membrane subunit — MRRLLLLSLIALALGGCTVGPNYVRPTVDTPPSWRMTDAEAKDVANTAWWGQFNDPVLDNLIGSALQENLDLQIASARVDEFAGRYGFVRADLFPQVGASAAAGRQRFTEETGNTNLPGTNFTLSNYSATLGAAWELDVWGRIRRATEAARAELVASEEGRRAVILSLVGSVAGSYVNLRALDRQLEISKETAKTREESLRIFKLRFEGGFSSEVEYVQVKSLYEEALAVIPAVEKAITQQENALCVLLGRNPGPIPRGKTIDQLALPSIPAGLPSDLLARRPDLLLAEQNLVAANARIGVAKAAYYPAISLTGFFGFASTDLSNLFTGAAKVWSYSVPVAMPIFTAGKIAGDVQAAEAIQRQALFGYRQAIQGAFREVDDALVDQARTREQLAAQARQVQALQKYVELAQLRFDNGYTSYLEVLDAERSLFSVQLSYTQNQGVLFQALINLYKAMGGGWMTEADTLTAGATGPAPKDPPAGK, encoded by the coding sequence ATGCGTAGACTTCTCCTCCTGTCCCTGATCGCCCTGGCCCTCGGCGGATGCACGGTCGGGCCCAACTACGTGCGTCCCACGGTGGACACCCCCCCTTCCTGGCGCATGACGGACGCAGAGGCGAAGGACGTCGCCAACACCGCCTGGTGGGGTCAGTTCAACGACCCGGTGCTCGACAACCTGATCGGCAGCGCGCTCCAGGAGAACCTGGACCTGCAGATCGCCTCCGCGAGGGTCGACGAGTTCGCCGGGCGGTACGGCTTCGTCCGCGCCGACCTCTTCCCCCAGGTCGGGGCGAGTGCGGCGGCCGGCCGCCAGCGGTTCACGGAGGAGACGGGGAACACCAATCTCCCGGGGACCAACTTCACGCTCAGCAACTACTCGGCAACGCTCGGCGCCGCCTGGGAACTGGACGTCTGGGGCCGCATCCGGCGCGCCACCGAGGCCGCACGCGCGGAACTCGTCGCGAGCGAGGAGGGCCGCCGGGCCGTCATCCTCTCCCTGGTCGGCTCCGTCGCCGGTTCCTACGTCAACCTCCGCGCCCTCGACCGGCAGCTGGAGATCTCGAAGGAGACGGCGAAGACCCGCGAGGAGTCGCTGCGCATCTTCAAGCTCCGGTTCGAGGGGGGATTCTCCTCCGAGGTGGAGTACGTCCAGGTGAAGTCCCTGTACGAAGAGGCGTTGGCCGTCATCCCGGCGGTGGAGAAGGCGATCACCCAGCAGGAGAACGCCCTGTGCGTTCTCCTGGGCCGCAACCCGGGACCGATCCCGCGGGGGAAAACCATCGACCAGCTGGCGCTCCCCTCGATCCCCGCCGGGCTCCCCTCGGACCTGCTCGCGCGCCGGCCCGACCTCCTCCTGGCCGAGCAGAACCTGGTCGCCGCGAACGCCCGGATCGGCGTCGCGAAGGCCGCGTACTATCCGGCCATCAGCCTGACCGGCTTCTTCGGGTTCGCCAGCACCGACCTCTCCAACCTCTTCACCGGCGCGGCGAAGGTCTGGAGCTACAGCGTCCCCGTCGCCATGCCGATCTTCACCGCCGGGAAGATCGCCGGCGACGTCCAGGCCGCCGAGGCGATCCAGCGGCAGGCGCTGTTCGGGTACCGGCAGGCGATCCAGGGGGCGTTCCGCGAGGTCGACGACGCCCTCGTCGACCAGGCCCGGACGCGGGAGCAGCTGGCCGCCCAGGCCAGGCAGGTGCAGGCGCTGCAGAAGTACGTGGAGCTGGCCCAGCTCCGGTTCGACAACGGCTACACAAGCTACCTCGAGGTGCTCGACGCGGAACGGTCGCTGTTCAGCGTCCAGCTGAGTTACACCCAGAACCAGGGGGTCCTGTTCCAGGCCCTGATCAACCTGTACAAAGCCATGGGCGGCGGCTGGATGACGGAGGCGGACACGCTGACCGCCGGTGCGACCGGACCGGCGCCCAAGGATCCCCCGGCCGGGAAGTAA
- a CDS encoding NAD-glutamate dehydrogenase — MTAGTGTRDDRKILSLVSDASGEARENLAWLRAQMPAIFFVTSREEPEKIATLCLGLRRLTENRYLFLSDKPGETMVARLNVPGSIYEAVQLLEAREISSVEISHSYAPVPGADRELEIQRYEFDRKATSEISAAKEVDIPEEIRRGVRKALHSFSPPLPAREADKLLRILWLNNERYVRLSPPRRVARILWLFHQGESHAGIFLDMEKAEIENIAEREEMRVLFAVANPPQGNFLPQIMEVFNRLDLGVRRAYTLTVSTGEHPYFLGTFYVRRRAGGLLGKDSPLYRQLRRELYNTQILATESPTYRDFVQKRLMTGEEAALVNAFIGFAHTNLVHNQPHTYTYEDVVRAFNTHPEMALQLTRLFGLRFDPDVADRGTAYGKALEEATRAVETHNTGHKMLDDFRRSIFRCTLFFIRRTLKTNFFVPEKHALAFRLDPAYLADLGPDFTSDLPPERPFRVTFFYGRHGLGFHIGFSDIARGGWRTIIAGNRDDFVTAANSLFRENYVLAHTQHLKNKDIYEGGSKMVTVLIAPGVQTRERMTQRLYKVQWCFIQAFLDIFVTQGGKAKDPRVVDYYGDDEPIELGPDENMHDSMIESIAALSLQRGYILGIGIMSSKEVGINHKEYGVTSTGVVKFAEVAMRERGIDVRKDPFSVKFTGGTNGDVAGNAMRILLDRCPKVAIRLVLDGTGALYDPAGADRVELSRILLKEDVDAFDPQRLSPGGFLVYRSVRRTEGLRELFRRVERTGQGVAERWVTMDEFHKEFDSLPFSVKADLFIPAGGRPETIDGSNWRRYLAEDGTPSAPVIVEGANSFITPEARGKLQESGTVILRDASANKCGVISSSYEIIANLLMSGKEFLDHKEEYVRDVLGILEKRAGDEAELIFRRRKESGGKTPYTEISNALSWEINGHYARLFDFFRGRPELALDRPFRDAILAHLPAFVREHPKFRGRVRNLPPKYLAAILAAEIATTIVYRGGFETNFEADLKNYLGKMFGRG, encoded by the coding sequence ATGACCGCCGGAACCGGCACCCGGGACGACCGCAAGATCCTTTCCCTCGTCAGCGACGCATCCGGGGAAGCCCGGGAAAACCTCGCGTGGCTGCGGGCCCAGATGCCCGCCATCTTCTTCGTCACCTCGCGGGAGGAGCCGGAGAAGATCGCCACGCTCTGCCTCGGCCTGCGGCGCCTCACGGAAAACCGGTATCTCTTCCTGTCGGACAAGCCCGGCGAAACGATGGTCGCCCGCCTGAACGTCCCCGGCTCGATCTACGAGGCGGTCCAGCTCCTGGAGGCCCGGGAGATCTCCTCCGTCGAGATCTCCCACTCGTACGCCCCGGTCCCTGGGGCAGACCGCGAGCTCGAGATCCAGCGGTACGAGTTCGACCGGAAGGCCACGTCGGAGATCTCCGCCGCGAAGGAGGTCGACATCCCCGAGGAGATCCGGCGCGGGGTCCGGAAGGCCCTGCATTCCTTCTCACCGCCGCTGCCGGCGCGGGAGGCGGACAAGCTGCTCCGGATCCTCTGGCTCAACAACGAGCGGTACGTGCGCCTCTCCCCCCCGCGGAGGGTGGCCCGCATCCTCTGGCTCTTCCACCAGGGGGAAAGCCACGCCGGGATCTTCCTCGACATGGAGAAAGCCGAGATCGAGAACATCGCGGAGCGGGAGGAGATGCGGGTCCTGTTCGCCGTGGCGAACCCGCCGCAGGGGAACTTTCTCCCCCAGATCATGGAGGTGTTCAACCGCCTGGACCTCGGGGTCCGGCGCGCCTATACGTTGACGGTCTCCACGGGGGAGCACCCGTACTTCCTCGGCACCTTCTACGTCCGCCGCAGGGCCGGCGGGCTGCTCGGGAAGGATTCCCCCCTCTACCGGCAGCTCCGGCGGGAGCTCTACAACACCCAGATCCTGGCCACCGAGAGCCCGACCTACCGGGACTTCGTCCAGAAGCGTCTGATGACGGGAGAGGAAGCGGCCCTCGTCAACGCCTTCATCGGCTTCGCCCACACCAACCTCGTCCACAACCAGCCGCACACCTACACGTACGAGGACGTCGTCCGGGCGTTCAACACCCACCCGGAGATGGCCCTGCAGCTTACCCGCCTGTTCGGTCTGCGCTTCGACCCGGACGTCGCGGACCGAGGGACGGCGTACGGGAAGGCGCTGGAGGAGGCCACCCGGGCCGTCGAGACGCACAACACCGGGCACAAGATGCTGGACGATTTCCGGCGGTCGATCTTCCGGTGCACCCTCTTCTTCATCCGGCGGACCCTGAAGACGAACTTCTTCGTTCCGGAGAAGCACGCCCTCGCCTTCCGCCTCGACCCCGCGTACCTCGCCGACCTGGGACCCGACTTCACCTCGGACCTTCCCCCGGAGCGTCCCTTCCGGGTCACCTTCTTCTACGGCCGCCACGGGCTGGGGTTCCACATCGGCTTCTCCGACATCGCCCGGGGAGGCTGGCGCACGATCATCGCGGGGAACCGGGACGACTTCGTCACCGCCGCGAACTCCCTCTTCCGCGAGAATTACGTCCTCGCCCACACCCAGCACCTGAAGAACAAGGACATCTACGAGGGCGGCTCCAAGATGGTGACGGTGCTGATCGCTCCGGGGGTGCAGACCCGGGAGCGGATGACCCAGCGGCTCTACAAGGTGCAGTGGTGCTTCATCCAGGCGTTCCTGGACATCTTCGTCACGCAGGGCGGGAAGGCGAAGGACCCGAGGGTGGTGGACTATTACGGCGACGACGAGCCGATCGAGCTGGGGCCCGACGAGAACATGCACGACTCCATGATCGAGTCGATCGCGGCCCTCTCCCTCCAGCGCGGCTACATCCTCGGGATCGGCATCATGTCGAGCAAGGAGGTGGGGATCAACCACAAGGAGTACGGGGTGACCTCCACCGGCGTGGTCAAATTCGCCGAGGTCGCCATGCGGGAGCGGGGGATCGACGTCCGGAAAGACCCGTTCTCCGTCAAGTTCACCGGCGGCACCAACGGCGACGTGGCGGGGAACGCCATGCGGATCCTCCTCGACCGGTGCCCCAAGGTGGCGATCCGGCTGGTCCTCGACGGGACGGGGGCGCTGTACGACCCGGCCGGGGCGGACCGGGTGGAGCTGTCCCGGATCCTCCTCAAGGAGGACGTGGACGCGTTCGACCCGCAGCGGCTCTCCCCGGGCGGCTTCCTGGTGTACCGGAGCGTCCGCAGGACCGAGGGGCTGCGCGAGCTGTTCCGGAGGGTGGAACGGACGGGTCAGGGGGTCGCCGAGCGGTGGGTCACCATGGACGAGTTCCACAAGGAGTTCGACTCCCTCCCGTTCTCCGTGAAGGCGGACCTGTTCATCCCGGCGGGGGGCCGGCCCGAGACGATCGACGGGTCGAACTGGAGGCGGTACCTGGCGGAGGACGGCACTCCGTCGGCCCCGGTGATCGTGGAGGGGGCGAACTCCTTCATCACCCCGGAGGCCCGGGGGAAGCTCCAGGAGAGCGGCACGGTGATCCTGCGGGACGCCTCCGCGAACAAGTGCGGCGTGATCTCCTCCTCGTACGAGATCATCGCCAACCTCCTGATGAGCGGGAAGGAGTTCCTCGACCACAAGGAGGAGTACGTCCGGGACGTCCTCGGCATCCTGGAGAAGCGCGCGGGGGACGAAGCCGAGCTGATCTTCCGGCGCCGGAAGGAGTCCGGCGGGAAGACCCCGTACACCGAGATCTCCAACGCCCTGAGCTGGGAGATCAACGGGCACTACGCGCGGCTGTTCGACTTCTTCCGCGGGCGGCCGGAGCTCGCCCTGGACCGCCCCTTCCGGGACGCCATCCTGGCCCACCTGCCGGCGTTCGTGCGGGAGCACCCGAAGTTCCGGGGCCGGGTGCGCAACCTCCCCCCGAAATACCTCGCCGCGATCCTCGCCGCGGAGATCGCCACGACGATCGTGTACCGGGGAGGGTTCGAGACGAACTTCGAGGCGGATCTCAAGAACTATCTCGGGAAGATGTTCGGCCGAGGATGA